ATTCGAGACTTCACCGTTTTCAGACACCAGCCAGCTTTGAATGGCGTTCTGGTGGTACACGGAGCGCGTGCCACGAACGGCGCGCAGCTGGTTGATCTTGGGCTGCACATAGCCCGTGCTGTCGATGGCACGGCTTTGCAGGATGGCGGGTTTGCCATCCCAGACCCAGTCGATGTTGAAGCGCGTGAACGCCTTGGTGAGCGTCGGTCCTTCAAGACGTGCGGTGCGCCAGTTGCGGCCACCGTCCACGCTGACATCAACGCGCTTGATCGAACCCCGACCAGACCAGGCCAGACCACTCACGTTGTAATAGCCCTTGTCGAGCAAGGTCTGGCCGCCTGATGGCGTGGTGACCACGCTCTTGCACTCCTGGATACCGGTGTATTGGCGGTGGGATCCGTCGGGCATCTGGTCGATGTAGTGCACGGCCTCATCTTTGGTGGCGTATTTCTGATCGCCCACTTCGATGCGGCGCAGGTACTTGACCCAGCTCACGCCCTGAATGCCGGGCACCACCAGGCGCAACGGGTAGCCATTCTCGGGGCGCAGCATTTCGCCGTTCATGGCCCAGGCCACAATGCAATCGTCCATGGCGCGTTCGATGTCGATCGTGCGGGTCATGGAAGAACCATCAGCGCCTTCGGCCAATACAAATTTCGCCGCCTTTTTGTCGTAGCCGCACATGTCCAGCAGGGTCGACAACAGCACGCCGGTGAACTCCGAGCAGCTTGTCATGCCATGGGTGTATTGCACCGTGGGCACGGCCACGTTGCCCCACTCGGTGGCGCCGTTGGCGCCGCACTCGATAAAGTGGATGCGCGACACGCTGGGCAGCCGCATCAGATCGTCCATGGTGAACACGCGTTCGCGCTTGACCAGACCGTTGATCATCAAACGGTGTTTGGACGGGTCGATGTCCCACCAGCCCTGGTGGTGGCGCTCAAAATGCAGGCCACTGGGCGTGATGATGCCGAACAGGCCTTGCAAAGGGGTGAAGCTCACCGACGCCTGGTTGACGCGGGTCAGACCCGGGCTCTGGCGGCGCTGCAGATTGGCCTCCCATTTGCTGGGTTTGCCATAACCATCGGTCGCCACCGACTGGCCCAGGCCAGTGGAGTGCGCGGGCAGTTTCAAGATCACGTCCTCGCCCTCGGTGGCCGCAAAGGCCTTGGCCGATGCGGCCACACCAGCGCCCATGGCCAAAGCATTGCCCATGAATCGGCGGCGCGCCTTGCGGGCGGTTTCCAGCTTCTCAGGACTCAAAAAATTTTCGGGCGCGGGCAACACGCGTCCGATGACTTCGCTCAGGTCTTTAGACACTTGCTTCTTCCTTCCGGTTGGCAGGGGGTTGGGATTTGATGGACGGTTCGCCACCAACGCGGGGCTGCATTTCGGCAGCGAAATGGCTCAGGCTTTCTCGGGCGGTCGAGGCACTCTCAGTGCGGCTGATCAGCTGGATCGACACGGTGCGGCACAACTCGACATACATCGGGTCGGCCACTTTGTAAAAGATCTGCGTGCCTTCACGACGGCGCGACAACATACCGGCCTGGTACATCAGGCCCAGATGACGCGAGGCATTGGCCTGCGCCAGACCGGTGGCTTGAATGATCTCGTTCACACACTTTTCTTCCTGGCATAGGGCATGCAGGATGCGCAGGCGCGTCGGTTCGCCGAGCACGCCGAAATAGCGCGCAACCGATTCAAAAACCTCGTGCATGTCGTCCACCAGATGTCTCCCGAGTGCTGTTTGCGTTGCTTCAATCAACTATATGATTGATTGCCTATATAAAGATTAGTGTAAACCCGGAGTCCGACGCTTTTCTGACAACACCGGCCCCGGACAGCGCCCATTCGCCCCCTGACTTTCTCCTGCATCCGGCATCCAACTCGCTGAAGCGCTCCCAGGATTGGCCGTTGATTTTTCGAGGGTTTTCACCGTTCGAATGGCCTCACCCACGGTGCTAGGATGAAGATCTGAATATGCGTGCAGACTGATTTAAGCCATCTGGACGCCCCTGCTTCAGTACGCTGAACAGGCACGGCAAAAGACCGTTCCGGGTTCTCTTCACGGCAATCGAATTTGGAGACAAGCACCATGAAATGCAAACAGTGGCTGGTTGCGAGCACTTTGTGCCTTACCGCTTGGGGGGCACAAGCCGAAGTGAATCAGATCCGGGTGTGGGCGGCAGCTTGTGCCAACTGCCACGGCACCATGGGCAAGGCAGAGACCGGCAATGAATCCCTTGCAGGGAAAGACAAAGACGAGTTGCTGCAAAAGCTGATGGACTTCAAAACCGGGCGCAAACCCGCCACCTTGATGCACCAGATCTCCAAGGGATATTCCGACGAGCAGTTGGCCCAGCTGGCCGGCTACTTCGCATCTTTGAAGAAATAAGGAGGACCACACCATGAAACGTCGTCAATTTGTACAAAGCGTGGGTGCTGGCTCGGCGGTTGCCGGTTTGGGTCTCGCCTCGGGTTGCGCGTCGACTGCCGGCGGCAGTGGCGCCAAAGTGGTGGTGATCGGTGGCGGCTATGCGGGTGCCACGGCCGCCAAATACATACGCCTGTTCTCGGAGCAGTCGATCCAGGTCACGCTGGTCGAGCCCAACGCGCAGTTCATCTCCTGCCCGATCTCCAACCTGGTGCTGGGTGGCCACAAGACCATGGCTGATATCACTACGCCCTACGACAACCTGGAAAAGCGCCACGGGGTGAAGCTCGTGCGCGACATGGTGACCCGCATCGACACCGAGAAGCGCACGGTGAAGCTTGCCAGTGGCGGCGAGCTGGCCTATGACCGATTGATCGTTTCCCCGGGCGTGGATTTCATGTATGAAACCTTGCCGGGCATGGCCAAGCCCGGTGCCAAAGAGGCCGTCTTGCACTCCTGGAAAGCAGGTCCGCAAACCGTGGCCCTGCGCAAGCAACTCGAAGCCATGCCCGACGGCGGTGTGTACGCGCTGTCGATTCCACTGGCGCCGTTCCGCTGCCCGCCCGGCCCCTACGAGCGCGCCTGCATGATCGCGAGCTATTTCAAGACCGCCAAGCCCAAAAGCAAGGTCGTGATCTTCGATGCCAACGACGATATCCAGTCGAAAAAGGGCCTGTTCATGAAGGCCTGGAAAGAGCACTACGACGGCATGATCGAGTACCGCCCCAAGCACCGCGTAGCCGACGTTGACGCCGCCACCAGAACCATGAAGTTTGAGTTCAATGACGACTTCAAGGCCGATGTGCTCAACGTGATCCCGACCATGCGCGCCGGCGACATCGCACTCAAATCGGGCCTGGCCACAGCCAACGACCGCTGGTGTGAGGTGGACTTCCTCAGTTTTGAGTCCAAGGCGGCGAAAAACGTGCACGTACTGGGTGATGCGATCCAGGGTGCGCCTGCCATGCCGAAATCAGGGCACATGGCGAACCAGCACGGCAAGGTCTGTGCAGCCGCGGTGGTCTCCTTGCTGCAGGGCAAGGAAGTGCCCGGCATGCCGATCTACGCCAACACCTGCTACAGCTTTGTCGCCGCCGATGAAGCGGTTCATGTGGCCAGCGTGCACCGCTACGACGCTGAAAAGAAAACCATGCTCACCGTCGCAGGCTCTGGTGGCATATCAACCGCGGCCAGCGAACTCGAAAGCCGCTATGCGCTGGCCTGGGCCCGCAACATCTGGGCCGATACGCTGGCTTGACAGGGACCACCCCTGCGCCGCCTTCGGCGTCACCTCTCAAGGGGGCGCAGCCAGCGGCCCGGCATAGCCGGTTCCGCTGCCGCCGCTGGATTGGGTCAGTGCACGCCGAACAGATGTTTGCTCTGCGCAACGAATCGATAGAAAACGACCATGACATCTTTGATCACCAAGCGAGCCGTCGCCGCAGGCATTCTTTTACTCATTGGCCATGCGTCGGTCTGGGCACAGGCTGACGAGGCGAGAGCCAGGAAGATCGCGGGTGGCTCCTGCTTCCTTTGCCATGGTGCGCAGGGCGAGTCCACCAGCGATATCTTTCCGCGCCTGGCCGGCCAGCATGCCGCCTACATCGCCAAACAACTGGAAGCGTTCAAAAGCGGGCAACGCAAAAGCAACACCATGGCCGACATGGTGGCCAAGCTGACGCCCGATGAAATGCTGGCCTTGGGGCGGTACTACGAGAAGATGCCCACCCACCCGTCAACGTCCAAGGAACCCCAGTTGGCGGCCATGGGTCAGTACATCTACCAGAATGGCAACAAGTTCAGCGGAGTGCCTGCCTGCGCCAGTTGCCATGGGCCAGACGCCCAAGGCACCTCCACCCTGCCCCGGCTCGCATCCCAGATACCGGGCTATATTCACACCCAGCTCAAGAGCTTCAACAAACGCGAGCGCACCAACGACAACGCCGTGATGCACGCGGTAGTGGAGAAGATGACGGAGCTGGAGATGGTGGCCGTGGCCGAATACGTCAGCGGCAAATAGGCATCGCTGGTCGCGCACTGCAGCATGCTTGAACGCGATCGCATCAAGGCCCCGCAACCGTCAGTCGTCATCCCCGAGTTCCGCGCTCCAGCCGTTCGCCCTGGCCCGCTGAATGGCTTCATCGTGGATGCGTGCATGGCGTTCGGCCAGCTCTGGTGGCAAGCGGCTCGGGAGCTGGCCAAAGTCATCCCAGGCCTTGTGCACCCGCTCGAACAGGTTTTGCATGTCGCCTGCCGTCTTGCCCGCAAAACCGTCCCCCTCCGGCAGGATGCCAAACACCCAGGCATCTCGAATGGAGCGCCCGGTCATGGTCATGCCGTGGTTCTCTTCCTGGTCAATACCAGCGTAGGTTTGTGGTCGGGTCTGGATCATGGTGGCGGGCTCGTTAAACGAATTGATTGAGGTTCAGCGGGTCAGGCCAGCGTACAGCAGGGGCAGCTTTTCAGGCAAGCGTTCGACCTTGTCAACGACCATGTAATTGCGCGCTCCGAAGATGCGGCTCACATACTGGTCGGCTCTCGGGTCCAGACTCATGCAGTAGGTGAGCACGCCGTTGCGCCCGGCCTCTTCCACGGCCTTTCTGGTGTCGTGCCGCAAATACTGCGGGTCGCGCACATCCACATCGGCAGGCTCACCGTCGGTGATCACCAGCAACAGTTTTTTTCCGGAACGCTGCTGGCGCAGGGCGACCGTGGCGTGGCGGATGGCAGCGCCCATACGGGTGGAGAGTTGTCCGGTCATGCCCGCGATGCGGGCCCTGGCGAGGTCGTCATAGGGCTGATCAAAATCCTTGAAGCGCCAGTAGTTCACATCGTGGCGGCCATCGCTGCAAAAACCGTGGATGGCAAAGGGATCACCCACCTTGTCCACCGCATCGGCCAGCAGTACACAGGCTTGCCGAGTGAGATCAAGCACCGTGGTTTCCTGCCCCTCGGTGGCACCGGGACGGGCGCTGCGGACCTTGTCGTTGGTGGAGTGCGAAAGATCCAGCAACACCAGCACCGAAATGTCGCGCAGCTGCCGCACGCTGCGCATCATGAAACGTGGGTCGGGCTGCTGGCCCATGCGCATGTCCACCAGCGAGGCCACCGCTGCGTTGAGGTCGATCTCGTCGCCATCTTCCAGCTTGCGCAGGCGCTGCACCCCTTGCGGCTGCATGGCATCGAGAATGAACCTCATGCGCCCGATCAATCGGCGGTGCTCGGTGGTGATGGCCTCGACCACGGCGAGCTCGCCCGCCTTCGCGCGGCGCTCCTGTACCGTGACCCAGGCTGGGCGTTCAAGCTGGATCAGGTGATCCCATTCCGGGTAGTGGCTGGGCGGCACCAACGCCTCGTGACCTTCGCTCTGGTTGAACGACACACCCATGTCTTCGTAAGGGAAAAACTCGGTGCCCATGACCCAGATCTCCTGCGCGTCATCGCCCGCGTTCTCCACCTCGATCTCATTGGCCAGCTCCATCACGTTCACATACTTGCGCACCTGCTGCACGGGCTCATAGCCGGCCGCTGCAGCCTGGTCGGCGTCAAAGCCTTCAAAGGCCCAGAAGTAGCGGTTGTCGTCGCGGTAGGGCGCGGCCTGCAGGTCGGTGCGCGGCTGGAACACCGGCCCCTGGCACAGCTCGCGGTAGCTGTGCGCCAGCGTCACGCCCATGTCCCACGACACCGTGTTCTCGAACGGTTGCGCCAGGATGCGCGGCAAGGCCTGGGCCATGAGAACCCGCCCCTGGGCGATCCAGGGATGGTCGTCCCGGTGGTCCGGGTCGGCCAGCGCGCGGGCCAACCGGTTCAGGAAGTCGCCAGCCGTGGCCGCCTGCTCGCATTCGGTGGTGTGCAGGCTGGACCAGAGTGCACGCAAACCTGGAAAGCGCGCCACCGCGAGCGCCTCGACGCGCGCATCTTCCACCAGCCCGATCACCGCCATCTGCCAAGGGTTGAGCGATTCGGCCGATATCGGCGCGCGGGTGTACATCACATGGGCGGCAGCGTGTGCGGCCGCTGCACGGTAGAGCTCGGTCGCAGGGACGGGTCCGTGCGTGCCATCGACCGCATCAAAGGCATCGGGCAGGTGGATCAACCAGTCTTCGATGAAAGGCCTGTAGCCTTCGCGCGATTCAAAATCTCCGGCCGTGGGACGCATGTAGAAGTCACGCCCCCAGAGGGCGCGCAGGTACATGTTGATACGCCGCTGCACATCGACCAGCAGCGTGCCCTTGCGCTCTTTCTGCAACATGGCCAGCGACTCTTTGGAGTTCAGGCCGAAGTAGGCGATCTGCTCCTCGAACTGGGTGCGGTGGGCTTGCGCGCCCCAGGTTGCCCAGCGCCGCAGGCCACCCAGCGTGAGCTGGCCGAGCAACACATCCAGCTTGTCGAGCATGGGCCGCAGGCCGCGCGGCGCCTGAGCCACCAAGGTGTTCAGGAACTGCAGGTACTGCAGAAACAGCCCGCTGTCGGCCAGGCGCCGCGCGGCGGTGGGTGCCGTGCCCAGCACCAGCTCGATCACGGAACCCGAGGTCCGCGACGCCAGCGACAGCGCGGTGGTGGCCAGATCGCCCACCACGTCCTCGCCCGCATCCTTGGCAACCTGGGGCGCAGCGTCGATCCAGGCGTCCACCAGCCCCGCGCCCCGACCCAGTCCACGCAGGGCGCTCGCGCCCTTGACGTAGTTGTCGAGCCCGCGCGCGGAAAACACGCGGGTCGCTTCGGGCCAGGCATGCTCCAGCCGTTCGCGCGAAGCGGGCTCAAGGTCTTCGAGCCATTCGGCGTGATCGTGCAAGTGAATCGACATGCCGGGCCCGGTGGTGTCAGAAGAA
This region of Hydrogenophaga crassostreae genomic DNA includes:
- the soxC gene encoding sulfite dehydrogenase, coding for MSKDLSEVIGRVLPAPENFLSPEKLETARKARRRFMGNALAMGAGVAASAKAFAATEGEDVILKLPAHSTGLGQSVATDGYGKPSKWEANLQRRQSPGLTRVNQASVSFTPLQGLFGIITPSGLHFERHHQGWWDIDPSKHRLMINGLVKRERVFTMDDLMRLPSVSRIHFIECGANGATEWGNVAVPTVQYTHGMTSCSEFTGVLLSTLLDMCGYDKKAAKFVLAEGADGSSMTRTIDIERAMDDCIVAWAMNGEMLRPENGYPLRLVVPGIQGVSWVKYLRRIEVGDQKYATKDEAVHYIDQMPDGSHRQYTGIQECKSVVTTPSGGQTLLDKGYYNVSGLAWSGRGSIKRVDVSVDGGRNWRTARLEGPTLTKAFTRFNIDWVWDGKPAILQSRAIDSTGYVQPKINQLRAVRGTRSVYHQNAIQSWLVSENGEVSNVQVY
- a CDS encoding nitric oxide reductase activation protein NorD, whose protein sequence is MSIHLHDHAEWLEDLEPASRERLEHAWPEATRVFSARGLDNYVKGASALRGLGRGAGLVDAWIDAAPQVAKDAGEDVVGDLATTALSLASRTSGSVIELVLGTAPTAARRLADSGLFLQYLQFLNTLVAQAPRGLRPMLDKLDVLLGQLTLGGLRRWATWGAQAHRTQFEEQIAYFGLNSKESLAMLQKERKGTLLVDVQRRINMYLRALWGRDFYMRPTAGDFESREGYRPFIEDWLIHLPDAFDAVDGTHGPVPATELYRAAAAHAAAHVMYTRAPISAESLNPWQMAVIGLVEDARVEALAVARFPGLRALWSSLHTTECEQAATAGDFLNRLARALADPDHRDDHPWIAQGRVLMAQALPRILAQPFENTVSWDMGVTLAHSYRELCQGPVFQPRTDLQAAPYRDDNRYFWAFEGFDADQAAAAGYEPVQQVRKYVNVMELANEIEVENAGDDAQEIWVMGTEFFPYEDMGVSFNQSEGHEALVPPSHYPEWDHLIQLERPAWVTVQERRAKAGELAVVEAITTEHRRLIGRMRFILDAMQPQGVQRLRKLEDGDEIDLNAAVASLVDMRMGQQPDPRFMMRSVRQLRDISVLVLLDLSHSTNDKVRSARPGATEGQETTVLDLTRQACVLLADAVDKVGDPFAIHGFCSDGRHDVNYWRFKDFDQPYDDLARARIAGMTGQLSTRMGAAIRHATVALRQQRSGKKLLLVITDGEPADVDVRDPQYLRHDTRKAVEEAGRNGVLTYCMSLDPRADQYVSRIFGARNYMVVDKVERLPEKLPLLYAGLTR
- a CDS encoding ArsR/SmtB family transcription factor; amino-acid sequence: MHEVFESVARYFGVLGEPTRLRILHALCQEEKCVNEIIQATGLAQANASRHLGLMYQAGMLSRRREGTQIFYKVADPMYVELCRTVSIQLISRTESASTARESLSHFAAEMQPRVGGEPSIKSQPPANRKEEASV
- a CDS encoding c-type cytochrome translates to MTSLITKRAVAAGILLLIGHASVWAQADEARARKIAGGSCFLCHGAQGESTSDIFPRLAGQHAAYIAKQLEAFKSGQRKSNTMADMVAKLTPDEMLALGRYYEKMPTHPSTSKEPQLAAMGQYIYQNGNKFSGVPACASCHGPDAQGTSTLPRLASQIPGYIHTQLKSFNKRERTNDNAVMHAVVEKMTELEMVAVAEYVSGK
- a CDS encoding NAD(P)/FAD-dependent oxidoreductase, with protein sequence MKRRQFVQSVGAGSAVAGLGLASGCASTAGGSGAKVVVIGGGYAGATAAKYIRLFSEQSIQVTLVEPNAQFISCPISNLVLGGHKTMADITTPYDNLEKRHGVKLVRDMVTRIDTEKRTVKLASGGELAYDRLIVSPGVDFMYETLPGMAKPGAKEAVLHSWKAGPQTVALRKQLEAMPDGGVYALSIPLAPFRCPPGPYERACMIASYFKTAKPKSKVVIFDANDDIQSKKGLFMKAWKEHYDGMIEYRPKHRVADVDAATRTMKFEFNDDFKADVLNVIPTMRAGDIALKSGLATANDRWCEVDFLSFESKAAKNVHVLGDAIQGAPAMPKSGHMANQHGKVCAAAVVSLLQGKEVPGMPIYANTCYSFVAADEAVHVASVHRYDAEKKTMLTVAGSGGISTAASELESRYALAWARNIWADTLA
- a CDS encoding c-type cytochrome, with amino-acid sequence MKCKQWLVASTLCLTAWGAQAEVNQIRVWAAACANCHGTMGKAETGNESLAGKDKDELLQKLMDFKTGRKPATLMHQISKGYSDEQLAQLAGYFASLKK